TAATGATTACAGATAAGTTCCCAAAACTAGCTAACTTATTACATAATGACCTAAATATTTGCTTAGTAGCTAGAACTCCTTCTTGATCTGCTTTGAGAAACTCTATTGTAGCTTCAGGTGGAGTATGTAGAATATGTGATTGAGGGATCGTTGTTAGCTGAGAACCTATCTTGCACAAAAAGTCTGCTACTTTGTTTCCCTGCCTGAAGTTATGGCGGACCACTGGATTCCCAAACCTCCTCAACATTAATCTGCAAGACATGTCAATTGaagaatataatgagtttggtTCTTTTAAGTAATCGAGGAGATTGGTGGAGTCTGTTTCGACTTCCAAGGGGTGGAGATTCAGTATATCTACTATCTTTAAGCCTTCAAGGAGGGCTTCAAGCTCAGTCATAATATGAGTGTGACTGCTAGCTTTTTTATAGAATTCAGCCTTCCAATTTCCATAAAAATCTTGGACGACTCCAACAATACCGCTACCCTTATGTTTCATCATGACGGAGCCATCAATAATTAACTCAAAATATCCAAAAGGGGGAACAAAACACTGAATCGGGGTTGGAAGGAGATGAAGTGTAATGAAAATATTCTAAAGTTTTGTTATTGACTAGGGAATGTGAAAGAAATTTAGATTTACCATTATGGATGTTGTGGTTTCTGTTAGTCCAAATGTGTCAAATGGCGTGAGGGAGAAGATCAGTTCATTCGTAAGGTATGTCATTACAAGGGTAAGACAGGAGATTGAGTTTATGTAGCCAGTGTTTTCGGGTGTCCCAACCaatattattgatatttataCCCATATCCAACCTAAATTTCTTGGCTATATAGCATTCGATGAAAATGTGACTAATGGTTTCATTTCCAAGGTGACAAACTTGACATACCGAGTCTGGTACAATGTTGATGTAGTGAAGGTATATTCTGGTTGGCAATCGTCCATGCGTACAGAGCCACaagaagaattttattttttcaagagtTCTCAAGTTCCAAATCCAATAGAAAGGAAAGGAAAGGATTTAGAAGAGTGAGTAGCAAGAAATTGTCTTACCGAATGGGTAGAAAAGATACCGCTGGTGACATGAATCCAATATGGGATGTTGGGGTGTCCAATTTCGTTAGTGAGACTAATTTTTGAGGCCTTAGCAAGGAAGTCAGGAGGTATTTCAAATGAGAGTTTCGACCAATCCCAAGAAGTGTCCGTccaaaagttaaaaagtttGAGATGATCTTCTCCTTTCATTAAAGGACCATGTAACAGGTTTCTAAGAGGAGGAGTATCGAAAATCCAGCGATGATGCCAGAGATTGATGGATAGTCAAGACTAAGGGAACCAACCTGTACTGGAAGAACAAAAGTTGTTTCCCTAAAGAATGTTCTTCCAAATGAAAGATTGGGAATTGGCGTaggttttatgtttattttttaggtAAGAGTTTTTGCCCAAAGGGAATTTCTGTTAGAGAGAAGTCTTCATGCAAGGCTTGTGATAAGGATTTTTTTCTTAGTTTCAGCTTTTTGCAGTCCGAGACCACCATTTTCTTTTGCAGATATGATTTTATCCCATGCAACATAGTGAAGCTTTCGTTTATGGATAGAGGACCCCCAAATAAAATCGCTCTGTATTTTATCTATAGTGTGACAGATCTTTTTTGAAAGTAGAAAATATTGCATGGTATAGGTTGGGATGGTGTTGAGGGTAGTTTTAGCTAGTGTAACATAACCAGTTGTCGTCATGAAATTAGTTTTCCAACTGGAGAGCTTTTTCTTCATGTTATCAATAATGAATTGGAAATCCTTGGGTTTAGGCTTTTCGGAAAGAATAGGTAAGCCAAGGTATTTCCCAAGAGTTATACTTAACAGATTTTTGACAAGATCTTGCACATTATCTTCGCAGTAATGGGAGTAAATGGCCTTAGACTTGGTGTGATTTATTTTTTGGCTAGAAAGAACATAAAAGTCATTCATGCATATGGAAATAGTTTGTAAGGATTTGGAAGTTCCTTTTGTAATCAAAGTTAGGTcatctgcaaaaaaaaataaatgggaGAAAAAGGGTTCTTGAGTTGATAGTTGGATCGGATCCCACAGGAGAAGATCCACCTGGTAGTGGATATAGGTGGAAAGGAGTTCCATACACATTATGAAGATGTATGGGGACATAGGATCCCCTTGACTTATTCCATTAAGGGAGAGAAGTAAGGGGTTTGGTTACCGTTAACTAAGTCAGCGATATTCAAGGTGGTAATACAGCTCATAATGAGTTTGCAGATTTTTGGAGGAAACTTGAAGTAAAGTAAAGCTCGATCGACAAAGGATCATTCAAGTCGGTCAAAGGCCTTCTCAAGGTCAATTTTGAGCATGACCATACCCTTTTTGCTTTTAGTATTATGAAGCTCATTTAGGAGTTCTTGGACTAATATAGCATTGTCTTTGGCCCTCCGACCCTTAAGAAAACTAGTTTGACAAGGCCCAATAAGGTTTTGAAGGTATGGTTTGATATGGTATGCAATAATTTTGGTAATAACCTAATAGATGGTGTTGCAAAGTCCAATAGGGTGATAGTCTTTTAGATGGTTTGCATTGTTAAATTTTGGAATGAGGCAAAGGAAAGTATTATTCAAGGAAGGAGGAATGGTTTGATTATCGAAGATAGCATGACAATACTCAAGAATTGATACACCCACTGTGTTTCATTGGGATTGAAAGAAATGTGGGTGTAGATCATCAGGTCCTGGAGCTTTAAAGGGTTTGAGGGAAAAAAGAGCTTGAGTGACTTCAAAATCACTAAGGGTCAGTCAAAATCGGAGAGATCAAGTTTATGGAATCTAGGAGTAGCTGTATGAATGCTAATCCAATTAGAGAAGGAGTGAGCAGTAGTAAAGCAGGAAGTGTAGTAGGCAAGAGCatgatcaataattttttttaggatcAGTAATCCAGTTATCACTATCATCCTTAAAGTAAGCAATACGATTTCGTCGTCTGTGATTCACTACGGAGAGATGAAAAACTTAGTATTTGCATCCCCATCTTTAAGTCAACTAATACGGGATCTAAGTTTCCAATAGTCTTCTTCTAACTTAAGAATATCATTGAAATCCTTCCTAAGATTACACTCAATATGTCGCAAAAAGGGACTGTGAGGGAAATTAGAGAAGTTTTGAATGCCTTCAAGATAGGcgaggatttttttttttaaaaaaatatccccaaagtttttttttttgctccAATCAGAAGTGTTAGCAGTAAAACAAGGAAGAGCTTCTTGGTAGGGTTTATTTTTCCAACAATTTTCTACTAAAGTATTGAGTGAGGATGGTCTAACCAAAACTTCTCAAATTTAAAAAGGACTACTGTTCTTTAACCTGTAAGAGATTTTAAGACTGATAGAGCAAAGGGTTATGATCCGAGTGAGTCTTGGGGAGATGAGTCATTTGAGCATTAGGCCACAGGTCAAgctaactattattattaaaatatctatCCATCCACTCAAGAATCaaagatttatatttttcatgtggTTAGACCAAGTGTAGCGGGCGCCTTTGAAACCTATGTCTATGAGATTACAGTGATTAATACAAGATCAAAAGTGGGAGCTTTTGTGAGCATTAAAAGATCTACCACCTCATTTGTCATGTTGTCTGAGAATTTCATTAAAATCTCCCGTTACAAGTCAAGGACAATTATAACTGTTAGCAATGAACTTAAGGTTGTTCCCACGATTAATATGTTGGGAGTGGTAAGTGCTCGCATGAATAGTAGAGAACCAATAAGTATATTGTTAAGGAATTACCTGTATCATGGCATGGAGTTCGTGAGGGGTTTGACGTTTCCTAGTGACAGTGATAATGTTGGAATGCCAGAGAAGCACAATTCCACCAGAGCTGCCATGTGCTGGGTTTTCCCAGTAGCCATCAAAACCATATTCACTGACCATACTGTGATGGTTACACAATTTGGTCTCTAAAAGAGCCACCATGCAAGGGTTATGACTTCGAACGAGCTCTTTGAAGTTTCTcttaaaattatcattattaactCCACTGGTGTTCCAAACAATAATGCTAGTCGGTTGAGTCATGGGAAAGCAGAAAAATGGTGGAACATCAACATTTCCCGACATGTGGTTTGGAAAGATTCTCAAGGTCGGGCTCAATACTACTGCATACTTAGCTAGTGCACTGTTTATTGCTGGCCTGAGATCAAAAGAGAACTTCGTTAGATTGAGTGGACAATTGTGTATGTACTTTTTGTCCTCTTCTTTTGGAAAAATCATAAGGGCTGCACTTTTGAAGCTTGATATTTCGGTGAACGAACTTATCCTTCCAAGTGGAGGGGCTCTTGCCTCTTCTGGATCTAGAGGAATTTGAGTGGATTGGCTCCCTGGGACTGGTATGGGGAAAGTTGGTTGTGGAGTCTGGACTGGCATCCAAGGAAAGATCAGTGGGTTGTTGTGAATGAGCTCTTGCGGAGTGAAGAAAGGGGTTTGACCTAGGTTGCTCAAGTTTGGATATGGACTGAGATGGTGAGGGAGGTTCCACAAAGTCTGCATTGTTTGGATGAAGGCAGGAATTACTGCTGGTGCTAGAGGGTCGAGTACATTTGCTGCCCATCGTTGATTCACAAAAAAATCCATAGCTACTTTCATACCCTCCGATATGAGTTGCGCCAGGAAATTCTGGTTTTGGAGGATTACCAGAGTTTCCATCCCGTTGATATCCATGGAAAAGATGATTGCTTGTCCCTGTAGGCTCATCTCTACCCAAGATTGGGGTTGATGCGAGGGGTGGATTGATTGAGTCGCAAAAACCAATGGAGATTGAGGAGGATGAGGGTAGTTGTTCATGTCGTTTCGAGGTGGGACTGAGGATTGAGTTATCGGAGATAAGCGAATTATCTGGCGGTTGGGAGGAAGGTGTTTGAAcatctttgaaaaatgaaaggCTATGAATAATGTGATGGTTAGGAGATTGAGAATGGGGTTGTGATAATTGAAGATCTTTATAGGCAGACATACAATGTTGATATTTTGATAGCTAGGTTTAATATCATTTCAGTAGCAGTGGATTTAAGCTGTTTTGAGGAAAAGGTGGGCCAGTGTGGAAAGAGGTATTACAATGTTATGATGTTGTGTAACCACGTGGCTTAGTGCGGACGAATTTTTGAGTAATTGAAGCGAGGAAGGACAGAAGTTGAAGTTAATGTATTTAGTGGGACCATAAAGCTTGTCATAGTCTTTAGTGGTTAAAAAGTTAGTATCATTCAGAGCATTGAAACTATTAACGCGATAAGAGAGTTGTTCCTGAAAAATTTTGAGTAACTTACTGGAATTATCCgcataaatattgacatttataTATACCTGATGAATTTGTAGTTTGATGATCTGGTTTCGCCTTAAGAAAAATCTTTCCTCGTTCGCTCCGCCTCCAATGGTTAAATTTAACTGTTTGCCACTCATTTGATTTCTGATTTAGAGTATTGAACTCTTGTACAGTGTCCTTCAGGGAATCTTTATGCAAGTTAACATTGTGGTAAATATAGAATTTTTGTGTATGACCAAGTCTACCACAGTTCGTGTATAAAATACCCTCGCCCTCGTAGGTGATAACTTATTTATGCTGTCCAATGTGTATAAAACTCTGAACTGGTTCCTCCATTGGAATTTGGATGCATAGCCGCGCATATCTACCACGCAGGGTGGAGCTGGTGCAGGCATCGACCTTGAGTAACTTACCGATGGAATTTCCAATTCGTTTTAGTAGAAGTCCATCATAAAATTCTGTGGGTAAATGAGGGAGTCTTAGCCACACTGCAGAGTAATTTGGGATAGCTTTATCTGGAACGAAATTAGGCTCCCAACGCTAAATAGACAGGAAGTGGCCATTGATGAACCAAGGGTCGCCTTGAAAGGCTTGGTTCATATTTTCCTCCTTCGTAAATTTGACTAAGGGACTAGCTTCTCTTAAATGGTCTAGAAATTAGAATAGAGGTGGAAGGTAATATACGTAGATTTAaacatatttagaaaaaaatataaatatagatattaaaaattgagtttgaaatattacattaaatttaaattttttaattactaaaTCAATctctaattttatattaaaaagtttaaaatcaatatatacacataaaaatattctatatatatattgtatttctttttatcaaGAAATTAGGTAGAAAGGGAAAAGTAACAATTATCTCCTTTAGTAGTGTATATATATCTcatcatttaataaataatattgtgcGTGTTCACCTTTTTCTGTTAACGAATTTATATTAGCtgaacttaatttttttcattctaaaaTTGGTTAcgtaattttgaaaatatcacgtgacttcaaaaaattattttcaaccaTTTTATTCATCCCTCCTGACCTGATCCAAATGGCGGGAAATTGATTCTCTCTTTTACTCGGTCATAAAATGCGTTCGGGTTagttctaaattttttaaaaactgattttttttcttagtaaGCCGAATATGagtgaattaattttttaaattatttaatcagatataaaattattattttttgaattcaatTCGTTAAAAAATATGACGGTAAATATGCATTATATATAAGATAATGTGGATATATATAAACCATTTGTTATACaataatttgataatataaCACTAAGtgttaacaaaaaatatatgttacgAATAATGTACTCACACATTTAATTAAAGTTTGACGATATATTTATTAGAGTTTggtcatataaataaaaaataatgtatacacACATTTGATTAAAGTTATAGATATTTACAAACAATAGTTATGGTGGAGtagtaagtatttttttatttagtggCGTATGCAAGATATTTTGTAAGTGGGTGTcgatatttaataataaataaataagaaataattgatataaaaacGTCATATTAATatagaaattatttaaaacataCCGATAAAATACAAATTAAGTAAACTACTACAACTCTcctcaaattttcatattttgaaatgtattcATAACAACCTCGATAGAGATAGTAACTAAATATATCTTTCTCTATATAAGGCATCAAAAcatcattcaaaaaattattatccaTTCAATTTCGTAAATCGATCTTGATTTTAAAAGCTTTTAAGATACTTTATTCATTGAATAGATCTGAATTACAagtttaaataaattgaataactCTAAacaatttcacaaaattaaatcTATGAAAGATCGATGATAGAGTACTCAAAAAATCCCAACTAAAACTATGaaaatgaaagataaaaagaaaaataacttacAATTAAGAGAAAACTACAATAACATCAAGCTTGGAACAACAGTTTCACGTACTGTGCAGACCAATGGGCCAAGGAGCTGTTCAAATAgtatcatttttaatatttgttccTTCATCCTTAATCTACAAGTCGTGgactcaaatttatttgaatatgaaattatttttattaagacacgttaaaaaattatttaaattaactttaaaaaatagattaatcaaaaaaataaaattgaataaaataattattaagttaaaaaaacagGACAAGTcctacttttgatttttaactttcttaagtcattttaattttaatttaacttgGTCAGATACtctcaaaaattaaacatatcTTAAATCAGATCTGATGAACTTCTAAATCAATCTAAATAGATTCtaatttcaaagaaaaagacttttttttgcttaaagaaaaaaaaggacttTTAAGGCTCTAAAATAAGTTATTCCGTAACTAATTATAtcaagattattattttattcttaatataaataaaaagatagtacaatcatgaaataactaattttgaaataaattactCTATAATTATTCAcccaaacaatatttttaattttttttaaaaaaattaattatctcgTATCCTTGTAAAAAGAATAAAACTTTGTGTTGTCCGCCGCGTGAATCACACAGTGACAGACGCGCGTTGGTATGTTGGGTCTTTGTCTTGGGAGGATCGCAACATTAGTCATTTAGTGGGAAAGTAGAATATGGTTGGTGTATTACTAGACAAAATACTATTACACTTTATCTTATTCGCTTCCCTTTCCTTTTCGCtttacaatttcttttatttttagttttttattcgACGTTCAGAGTTCAATTTAAGTCGCTTgtcataaagtttttttattgGTGACGCATTAACGCTCCTAccaaaaatttctttatatataaaattttatcactttttcctttttcatagACCATAATAAAAGgcgaaattaaa
The DNA window shown above is from Solanum lycopersicum chromosome 11, SLM_r2.1 and carries:
- the LOC101245322 gene encoding uncharacterized protein, which produces MFKHLPPNRQIIRLSPITQSSVPPRNDMNNYPHPPQSPLVFATQSIHPSHQPQSWVEMSLQGQAIIFSMDINGMETLVILQNQNFLAQLISEGMKVAMDFFVNQRWAANVLDPLAPAVIPAFIQTMQTLWNLPHHLSPYPNLSNLGQTPFFTPQELIHNNPLIFPWMPVQTPQPTFPIPVPGSQSTQIPLDPEEARAPPLGRISSFTEISSFKSAALMIFPKEEDKKYIHNCPLNLTKFSFDLRPAINSALAKYAVVLSPTLRIFPNHMSGNVDVPPFFCFPMTQPTSIIVWNTSGVNNDNFKRNFKELVRSHNPCMVALLETKLCNHHSMVSEYGFDGYWENPAHGSSGGIVLLWHSNIITVTRKRQTPHELHAMIQINVEEVWESSGPP